The following are from one region of the Tachyglossus aculeatus isolate mTacAcu1 chromosome 13, mTacAcu1.pri, whole genome shotgun sequence genome:
- the LOC119936350 gene encoding zinc finger protein 239-like, giving the protein MSGPAEEPGASPGASPGAPDEEEGLGDETSLVIHHQAEEKAFLCILCGKSFSQQPSLTRHQKNHAGERGFICPECGKSFSLKHNLIIHQRIHTGERPYQCAQCDKRFSLKQNLLTHQRIHTGEKPHQCPDCGKRFREPRFLLNHRRTHTAERPHGCPDCGKAFKEKQALAAHRRTHTGERPYRCGECGKGYSQRTFLARHERAHRGESPFACADCGKSFSCQSGLATHRRTHTGERPFSCPQCGKSFTQKGSLKIHQRVHDGRAPFSCAQCGKSFAQKVNLTAHQRVHAAEAPGTPQGLAL; this is encoded by the coding sequence ATGAGCGGGCCGGCGGAGGAGCCGGGCGCCTCTCCGGGCGCCTCTCCGGGAGCCCCGGACGAGGAGGAGGGCCTCGGGGACGAGACCAGCCTGGTCATCCACCACCAGGCCGAGGAGAAGGCGTTCCTCTGCATCCTGTGCGGTAAGAGCTTCAGCCAGCAGCCCAGCCTGACGCGGCACCAGAAGAACCACGCGGGCGAGCGCGGCTTCATCTGCCCCGAGTGTGGCAAGAGCTTCAGCCTGAAGCACAACCTCATCATCCACCAGCGCATccacacgggcgagcggccctaccAGTGCGCCCAGTGCGACAAACGCTTCAGCCTGAAGCAGAACCTGCTGACCCACCAGCGCATCCACACGGGCGAGAAGCCGCACCAGTGCCCCGACTGCGGGAAGCGCTTCCGGGAGCCGCGCTTCCTCCTCAACCACCGGCGGACGCACACGGCCGAGCGGCCCCACGGCTGCCCCGACTGCGGCAAGGCCTTCAAGGAGAAGCAGGCCCTGGCCGCCCACCGGCGGACccacacgggcgagcggccctaccGGTGCGGCGAGTGCGGGAAGGGCTACAGCCAGCGCACCTTCCTGGCCCGGCACGAGCGGGCTCACCGCGGCGAGAGCCCCTTCGCCTGCGCCGACTGCGGGAAGAGCTTCAGCTGCCAGAGCGGGCTGGCCACCCACCGCCGCACCCACACGGGAGAGCGGCCCTTCTCCTGCCCGCAGTGCGGCAAGAGCTTCACCCAGAAGGGCTCCCTGAAGATCCACCAGCGGGTCCACGACGGGCGGGCGCCCTTCAGCTGCGCCCAGTGCGGGAAGAGCTTCGCGCAGAAGGTCAACCTCACCGCCCACCAGCGGGTCCACGCGGCCGAGGCGCCGGGCACCCCCCAGGGCCTGGCCCTGTGA
- the LOC119936315 gene encoding uncharacterized protein LOC119936315 isoform X2 has translation MTSGNPEWLMSRETKSQNTTGHDCEGCCPQDDSPELESERSQRPKGLQARLDEEGDRFLRKKKRKTGYWSLIGKSNSSMINHSSGNATFQRILLKLQNESGVTQQGADPERPAQQDRSLKKKKRGKPGSSSLIGRSNPTANNHSSGNATFQRILLKLQNDTGVTQQGADPERPPQQAAVSREHCFGCCTSQLYRSLRKTEEDASREVDPINFKQPDQKES, from the exons ATGACAAGCGGGAACCCTGAGTGGCTCATGAGTCGTGAGACTAAAAGCCAGAACACTACCGGCCATGACTGCGAGGGCTGCTGTCCACAGGATGACTCCCCGGAGCTGGAGTCTGAGAGGAGCCAGAGACCAAAGGGACTACAGGCCCGACTTGatgaagagggg gacagattcctgaggaagaagaagagaaaaactGGCTACTGGTCCTTAATTGGAAAATCCAATTCCTCAATGATTAACCACTCATCTGGTAATGCAACATTTCAGAGG ATACTGTTGAAGCTTCAGAACGAGTCAGGTGTTACCCAGCAAGGGGCAGACCCTGAAAGACCCGCTCAACAG gacagatccctgaagaagaagaagaggggaaaaccTGGCTCCTCGTCCCTAATTGGAAGATCTAATCCCACAGCGAATAACCACTCATCGGGTAACGCAACATTTCAGAGG ATACTACTGAAGCTTCAGAATGACACAGGTGTTACCCAGCAAGGAGCAGACCCTGAAAGACCCCCTCAACAG gcgGCTGTCTCCAGAGAACACTGTTTTGGTTGCTGTACTTCCCAACTCTACAGGTCTCTTAGGAAAACAGAAGAAGATGCATCCAGAGAAGTGGATCCCATAAACTTCAAGCAACCTGATCAAAAAGAATCCTAG